GCTCCTGGAGTGCCTCTCCTGGAGACGAGGGGCCTTGCTGTATATGTATTGTCATTCTTTAACTAAGAGAAGGgagtggctcctcagaaaatctAATTTGCttcaaaaggtaaaaagaaatcatttatgatttttattgttGACATCTACAAGGTTTAAAGCGTTTTATAACAGTAGTGAGATGAGAAGTTGTGGATTAGCAGACCTACATTTTAGGTTCACAGGTTCTTGAAATTACTGTGAAGAGTAAGGTGACACCTGAACGATTATCATCATTTGGAGGATACTACATGAGTTTAAGTTCTTGATTTTTATGTTCATTTGAATGTAAGATAAAGCTATTTATTCTAGATACTCTCTTTGGTTGAAGTAGTCATGTTGTATCTCTTTGTAGGCAAGGTACTCCTGAGGAGCCTGTATGACCCTGCTCTTAAAACAGTATGACCTCTGATTTACCTCTGTTCTAACAGTTATTATTACAAAGACATGAATCTTAGTCTTATATCACTAAGAATTCTAGCTCAGTCTAAAGATACCCATAGTTTTCATGAGCTTGGAAACTGGAGGCTATACATTCAGGTAGAAAAATTTagttaaaatttatttgaatCATAAAAGGGGCTGAAAATGTTGTTTGTTAGAATTCTGCCTAGCATTTATGATGCTCTAGGTTCGTTTCCAAGTATtacagaacaaacagagctcCATATATATTTGTAAAGTTCTTTTTAATCCATCTTTACAGAATTTATCCTTTGATAACATATTTGAACAAGTATATTACGGCAGCATGTGTTTATAGTTGACATTTTTTCCCTTGTTTCATAATCCTGTATTTGGGTGTTTAATTATATTAGGACAGTTTTAGAATGCTGAGTCCAAATACCATTGAATTTTTATAGTAATTATATGTACCTATATGTCAATCTATTTAATATTAAGTAAAGAATGGGGAAAAGGTActtgtttttctagttctttgtgtaatgttttaatttatttggcTTCTTTATTTAGCACCTTGTCGATGGAATCAATTACTTGCTGCAGATGCTGAATTATCGATGTCCTGTCCAGTTAAACGAAGGCGTTTCTTTCCAAGACCTAGACACAGCTAAATTACTGAGTACAGGTAATGTGGTTTCTTGTTAAAATTTCATAAGTgattgaaaattattattttttggggggggttccCAGACTTTATTGGTTCAACAatgaacagaaaacaagaaaaaaacaaaacattaactaTTACTTCGGGTGCATCAATGTAGACTTGGAAGCCACCCTTGgaaagtgaaaattatttttaagagtttTAGAAAGCTTACTAATTTTACTCTCATTTAAATTTCATGCTAGATTTTAAATGAATTCAAGTACTAAAATCTTTTCATATGATgtaaaaaacactaaaaatactTTGTTTTGGTTAGATGTGTTGGCACAGCTCcataatctcagtactcaggaggcagagggatgtgGATCTAtgatctacatagtaaattctaggAGAGTCAGAGGTGCATAGTAAGctgtgacatacacacacacatacatatgtgtatatgtgtgtgtgtgtacatatatacatatatgtacacatataacaTGTAAAACTACATgtaaactattattatttatgtgcttgtgtgtggataAATGGATAAGCATGTGTGTTGgtacccgtggaggccagaagaggatgccagaGCTGGAGATAATTTGAGCGATTTAATGTAGCAtgttacttttgtttatttttattttgtccagTATCAGATTTGGCTATTAATGTCATACTGGACGTACGTTTTAAAGAAGATAGACATTTTGGGCTTTTTATGTCCTTGCTATGTAGGACTTGTTTTATACATAGAAAACATAATGTAGTGTGCTCTTTCATCTTCATGAATACAAACCTCAGATTTGGTTCTCCAGTAATTACTTTTTGCTGATGCAGTACTTTAGTGAGTCAGCTATTCTGGTGAACCTCTTACTTCACTTCCTGCTGCTTTTAGGAAGAATTTGAAGATGACAGCATATAAGAACAAATTTTGGGACTTTGGTACATTTAAAACAGCAGAACTAAATTCTGCTGCCATCATACTTGTAGTTGTATTGAATTGTTTTAGGAGTCTCATAGTCACTGTTCTGCTGCTGTGAGAGACACCATAAATAAGACAGCTCTTATGAAaggaatcatttaattgggggcttgcttacagttgcacagtccattgtcatcatggtggaagCAGGGAGGCAGGCATTGTGCTGGTGAAGTAGtaagagctacatcctgatccacaaggagcaggcagagagagagactgagacagagacagacagagagagaccaagagagagaaacagagacacagacagagaaaggaagacagacactGAGCTTGGGCCTGACAGATCAAGGCTCTGGGCTTGACATCGGGTTTTGAACCCTCGAAGTTCACTACTGAGTGGTGCATGACCTCGAAATAGGCCAtacctttaatctttttaaataGTGTAACCCCTCAATGACTAAGCCTTCAAATATGTGAGCATATGtgggccattcttatttaaaccaacATGGTAACGATATCATGATCATTAATTTGAGGTAAGTTTACTTACCACACAGGTACTACACATTAGAATAAATCATTTATTTGTGTTAAGTGACCTTAAAAAGTTGAAtgatcatatattttaatatctgtttttgttttgattaccTACTTTTTAatcttctggttttcttttttttaatctggttTTTTGAAGTAAGATTTTATTGTGTAGTCTGGGTTAGCCTGGAACTCCTGTATACTACAGGAAGCTGGTCTGCAACCATAATCCTGCCCACTTCCAAGGTTATTGGAATTACAAATGTTTTTCCACCTAAGTAATTTATGTTTCTAACAAATTAACATGCTTtggtaataaatatttaattacccACTTCCTGGGAATGATGTTAAAGGAATATTCACCTTCCGAAGGAAATGGTcctgggaggtttttttttttcctaatgataCAAAGCATTTTGGATATTGTCGTCTGTGATAATTTACAATTGTATAGCCTATCAAATACACAAGATATATGACACTGTCAGTAGATGCATATATAGACCATGTTGTAGAGCATCTTTCCAATGGACTTTGTGTGCGCAAGTGTGATTCAGGAACTCATGAGAGTTCTGGAGTTGTATACAGAATTTAGAGTATAACCTAGAAGGGCCCCACCAGTGAGATTAATTCTCAAAAAAGACCCTAAAAGGGGCTCCTAGAAATATTAAGTAAGCACacttaaatagttttaaaaagtgtCTGACCGTGCTCTGCTCTGTCTCAGGGTTGACCTTTTCTTGCTAAGAGAGAAGTGCTGACAGAGATAGGGTTGTGCTAGTGGGAGGGGCCTTCTCCAAGCTGGCAAGGTGGGTGGCGGAGGTTATGGTCAAAGACATTATAGTTTTCCAAAAACTGAAGGGTATTTCTATAAACTTAATTCTAAATGTCCTTCCCAGGAATTTTTAGTGATATCCATGTGCTGGCTATGATGTACAGTGGAGAAATGTGCTACTGGGGATTAAAGCATTGCACAGATCCACAGTCAGAGAATCATGAAGTTGGTACTGCTGACTTTGGAGCAAGCTGCACCACGCACAAAGAACCCTTGGATTTCCGAGAAGTGGGAGAAAAAATCTTGAAGAAGTATGTGTCGGTGTGTGAAGGACCGCTGAAGGAGCAGGAGTGGAACACCGCCAACGCCAAGCagatcctcagcttcttccagcagtGCTGCAGCTAGGCAGTCTTCAGGTCTCAGCTCCAGAGACGGAGAGATCGCAGGAGTGGAAAAGAAGGCTTCGACAGGAGGTGGACTACGCTGATCTGGAGACTGTTACACTACATAAAGATGCCCAGTGTGGCTCCGCTTCTCTGATGCTGTCACCTTCCCCGTGTAGTCTTAGGTCTGTGAAGAAAGTATTCTCTAATTTCTAAAATGGCATATATGCTATTCTAATGGAACGTGAACTACGTATAAACCTGCCACTGGTAAGGAGGAACCCAATGTAGATGGACAgcttttttctaatattttaggttatattttttattgtactaaaatatatgtaacacaaaatatccTTATTTTGAAGTATGCATACTTCAAAGATGAATATCAGTTATTCTCCTTGTTTCAAATGTATAGTATAGATATAAATGTAGATAATTAGAATATTATGACTAATATTTAGATTTCATTTCCAGTAATGTAAACagcaaaagatttaaaaaatgaatcttaTTTATTTTGCCATGCATTACTAATAATACTTAGATTACTTacccattttataaattattttattttgtttaaaacaaaaactgcatggtttctCCAATAATGAAGGTAAAAGTGAGTGTCGATGAGTCTACATTAGTTCAGATGCTCTGAAGGCACATCTTTGCATTTAATGAACTTTACATATGTGTTGCCTCTCAGTAGGATGGAAATGCTGAAGGCCAAAGAGCCTAGTTTGCTGTCTTGCTCACTGTTTTTCTGCCTACCTCAAATCCTATTGTCTTGCGATGCTCTGTTTGATACTTTCCGATGCACTAGACTTCTGTCCCAGTGACATCTTCACATTCCAGTCATTTATGTAACAAACCTAAGCATTAGccacttgctttctctttctaaagttttaaattttagtaaCTGATGACAGTTCTCTTCTTTCCAGCTTTTAAAATTtccatgtttttattctttttttcctttctgtttttattcgATGGCTTTCATCCTTTTCACGGG
Above is a genomic segment from Apodemus sylvaticus chromosome 16, mApoSyl1.1, whole genome shotgun sequence containing:
- the Rimoc1 gene encoding RAB7A-interacting MON1-CCZ1 complex subunit 1 isoform X2; translation: MAAAVSGVVRRVEELGDLAQAHIQHLSEAAGEDDHFLIRASAALEKLKLLCGEEKECSNPSNLLELYTQAILDMTYFEENKLVDEDFPEDCSPQKVKELLAFLTEPETLAKENNMHPKLCDLLGDELLECLSWRRGALLYMYCHSLTKRREWLLRKSNLLQKHLVDGINYLLQMLNYRCPVQLNEGVSFQDLDTAKLLSTGIFSDIHVLAMMYSGEMCYWGLKHCTDPQSENHEVGTADFGASCTTHKEPLDFREVGEKILKKYVSVCEGPLKEQEWNTANAKQILSFFQQCCS
- the Rimoc1 gene encoding RAB7A-interacting MON1-CCZ1 complex subunit 1 isoform X1 — protein: MAAAVSGVVRRVEELGDLAQAHIQHLSEAAGEDDHFLIRASAALEKLKLLCGEEKECSNPSNLLELYTQMHFLLCLKAILDMTYFEENKLVDEDFPEDCSPQKVKELLAFLTEPETLAKENNMHPKLCDLLGDELLECLSWRRGALLYMYCHSLTKRREWLLRKSNLLQKHLVDGINYLLQMLNYRCPVQLNEGVSFQDLDTAKLLSTGIFSDIHVLAMMYSGEMCYWGLKHCTDPQSENHEVGTADFGASCTTHKEPLDFREVGEKILKKYVSVCEGPLKEQEWNTANAKQILSFFQQCCS